The nucleotide sequence gaaaagtaatggtaatgtgcaagatcatgctcgcatggcaatccgtatacaattttgatagaacagttgcatctgccggatagctggtgagatgcttcctcaatacattttagctgaccagaaatcaactccattgcctctaatgaaatccgacaccTTATTTGATTGAAAATatcatcatgtaaatgttgatggcgtggaatgttcagagatttttcgaacgacttcttaatatccccgaactgaattctcaacatcttatgtattttttcaaaagatgtctgtagggatgacatgatatctcccaaatataacttcaatctcgcatgtgcagattctgccctgtaataaaaaaaatgcattgtgtttaaatactgaaaagaattgaaatactacaataataaacaaaatttaaataataaaactataaaatgactatacctttgatttgaattgctcccgaggtgcatacatgtatcaacccatgctgaaacaaaccgctctttgtaagggtgtaaccatgtatcccaaagataatttagagcaccctcgaatcgttgatactctttgcgcatgacatcccacttatgctgataagaccattgtgtcgatgaattaatgagtgagtgtcatgatgcataaaaatgttgTTACTCAAGACCAAGCATAGAGACAcatttcttcattacgcactggtttatgtgccaaatacaaaggatgtggcgtgcattgggaaaacatgtttcaattgcaTTAATAAGCGACAAATCTCGATCTGAAACAAATACCAATGGTAACGAtgccttcttttcaaccatccacttctttaaggtacctaatgcccatgtcagttgctctgtcttctcattactaagatatgcaaacataagtgagtaagttcgcattgtggatgtgatacccacaacctccaatagtggtatccgatactcattggtcttgtatgtggcatcaatgatcaacacagatgaaaagttgacagacagctctagactttttggatgaacccaaataatatctgtgatttcattggtgtctggatttgtacggtatttatggaggtattcttttttgattaattggtccaagacatactgaatagaatttaggccgccccgtttagcggatttatttgtgaaaatatcattataaatgcttttgatccccgtagtgtttgatgggtctttttccttcaaaatactaaaaatttcacgaggtgtggtgctgttggccatgtcaagaacaaattctttttcttttggttttaacctactcgggtactcatgtccatcaatatattctgctaattgatgattatgaaaaccacaaacaacccttaaaccccacatcacGCCATCTAGAGGTATTGGTATACCCCGCAGTTCAAATgggcattcacattttttagtcccagtatttctttttaaggattacccatcaactagatatcgtggcggtttatactttccacctctttcacacataagatgacactttggtagcttgccaccttttaaattagcagaatttttaataaccactacaataccattcttcaaaccaactgtctttacccaatttatcatatcttctctacttttaaatatctatataaaaaaatataacaaagatgtataagtatgacattaccaatcttaatataatttctctacttataaaataaataatgaatatacttaaaacaatgataataactaacctgatctgtggtaaattcgattgtataatcgcgactgttgttggagatatcttgactaggaacatcattctcaattgaccaactatctgaaaataaacccaaatagtcatccatattttcaggaagagagaaggagaggctgagagggagatagcagtgaagggaggtgtgaatgaagagtgactaaaaatgaagtgtgagaggaggatttaaaggaAGAGGTTctgggtgggtaatttaaggggaggggaggttctgacatgtgtcaagagtttaagggtgggtaatctaaggggaggggaggttctgacatgtgtcaagacttgaatgatgggtaatttaaagaaagtgagaagttctgacatgtgtcaagagttggaagtaGGGTAATTtaaaggatgagagattttaacatatgttaagGGTTGAAAGGGGGGTCATTTAaagtgatgagagattttgacatgtgccAAGGGTTGAaaggggggtcatttaaagggataaaagattttgacatgtgtcgagggttagaagtggggtaatttaaagggaggggaggtttTGACATCTGTCAAGCATTGaggaggggtaatttaaagggaggggggtgttttgacaggtgtcaatggttggagaatgacgaatttaaatggagggagtgttttgacaggtgtcaatggttggaggatCGGTATtttaaagagggtgagagattctgacatgtgttatatgtcaatggttggagggagggatgatttaaagggagagaagattatgacatgtgttaatagttagatgcgggtaatttaagtgtcaaactaggaatgtaatttaaaggaagggagtaatttaaaaattatataaaataaaaaaattaaaaaaattgataaaaaaataataaacaaaattgattaaagaaataaaactaaataaatattaaaattttttaaaaataataaataaaattaattaaaaataaaactaaataaaaattaaataaaattttaaaaatataagtattaatgaaaaaataataaacaaaattaattaaaaaataaaattaaataaaattaaaaatatatataagtattaatgaaaaataataaataaaattgattaaaaatttaaactaaataaaaattttaaaatatataaactaaataaaaattttaaaatatataagtatgaatgaaaaaaattaaaaataaaattaattttaaaaataaaactaaataaaaatttaaaaatatataagtatgaataaaaaaaattaaaattaattaaaaataaaaaattaaaaattaaaaattaaaaattaaaaatatataagtatgaattaaaaaaattaaaaataaaattaaaaaataaaaaaaaaaacaaaaaaaaatagagggTAGAATGGTCATTTGCAGGGGATAGAGAGGGGGAGTGCGCGTGTCTGGGGGGAAGCAATTTGCTTCATTTTAACATCTTTATTATTCTTAAATTTTACTTATGTATTAACTTTATAATCTAACATTCAATTCTATATATCATCACAAACCTAACtattattttataaaacttaCAAAGATGTATTttaccattaaaaaaaaaaatatccttttCCATTTTAATAATCTTGCTGGTATTCCATTAGCTAATGTAAACTAGTAagtatttcttcaaatgctatgtttcatgaagtcaaattaactaattttattttacaaaataaaataacatGATTTTATTCTGCAAACTaactaataaaaattaaattaatagaaagattagaaacatgtaaaattttattagcaaACAATAGTTTATCCATCGGCAGAGAGAATGTATTTCTGCCGCTTCATCAAATTACAAATCAAGACTGATTCGCTTTGGAGAACGACCTATTAGCTTGAAGAACAATTCTTGCAATCTTATGCTATTGGATATCATCCTCGATTTGTGTATCGCATGGAGCGATTCAAGTTGCAGCTGTTAGATGGTGAACAAATGCTAGAATATCATCATTCTTAGAAGCGTGGAATATATGAACGCTGAAAGGCACATAAAAGGGCCATTGCAATGAAGTGGGTAGTGTCATATTCTTCTTTACCATTGATTGTTTGATCACCTGTTACCAATATGAACAAGGCAGTGGTGAGACATTTTGCTTTCCCTGAACAATTGGCAAATGAGGAGTTATTAGTTTCGTTTCACGATATCCAGAGGTATAGAGACATCGATGAATAGCAGCCACTATTTCAAGTTTTTTTTCGAAATGGAAACCTAACCAAGGTCCAAATCCTTTTGCTTCACTCCCAACACAATTCTAGTAATTTACTTCTCATATGTAACAGAAAAACCCGATCAGAAGCAATCCCACTCTTTGTAACTTTCCTAAAGTAGGCTAGGCTACATATATACAAGTCATAGTTACAGTTATATAAACAGGGAGGCAAAGCAACTAGTACTTCACGAGAAAGTTGTGAGCAAGGGTGTTTATTCTACTAGCCAGTCCAAATTGAAACTTTCTTCAGCTACCTGAATATGAAGATCTGGTATATCTCTTTCTGCTTCTTTCCATAATAAAGCAATATCTTCATCACAAATCACATGACCAAGAGACTTCAAGGAAGATGAGGATCTTGGTAGAGTCTTCAATTGAGAACATTCTCTCATGTCAAACTTCTCCAAACTTGTCATGTAACCAAGCTCTTCTGGCAACTCTCGGAGATTAAAGGATTGAGAGATGTCAAGGTACTTTAATCCTTTCAGCAAGCAGATCGAATGAGGTAGCCTCTTCAGAGCAGGGCAAGCATAGACCCTTAAAATCTTTAGAGAATTTAGCTTTCCAAATTCACATGGCAACTCTGACAAGTCATGGCAGTTGGATATGCTTAAGCATTCAAGTGAGTTGATGTCGCAAATGGCAGAAGGAAGTTTTGTTACATCGATGCAATGATCTATCGTTAGATGTGATAAGCGTGGAAGTGTCAATGAGAGGTCCACCTTTGATCCTCTCAGGCTGTTGGTCAATTCACATAGAACAAGCGATACTTTTCGCAAGTTCTGCAGGGGAACTGTAGTTTTTGGCAAAGGAGGGACAGCTATTTTCTCAAGCCAGAGACTTCTTAAGTTACTTAAAGATGTGAATACAGAAAGATTCTGTAGTGTTGTACATGATGCCCCATAATTGATCAAGATCAGAGTCTTCAGATTGGGCATAATACTGAGAAAGGGTGGCAAGAAGTATGCATCGGcagcaaaattcaaaattagtaCCTCAGCCTTTGGAAAATGCATCTGAAACCAATCAGATTCTTTCATTTCACCTGTAAAAGAGATAGATAATTCAATTGCTGAAGCATACTTCAGATGATCAACCGTGTAATGTAAAATATCTACCAAGAACGAGTCACCTACTGCATTTTAGGACAAGGCAGAGCTGAATACCTGTATTAATGGAAACAATTTGTGCCTCTAACTGTTGATCCTTAACTCTATCCCATTCCTTTGGAAGTTCGTTTTCCTTCCTCGGCATAATTAACCTCCTTCGAGAAGTTAACGTCTCCTGACTGTTCACATGAAGAGCAAGGTCCCTCAACAAATCATGCTGAGTCACAGAAAGCTCTGTATAGCTGCTATAGATATCTCCAGCTCTGTTCCTGCAGTATGCATATAATTGAACCGAGGTTAATCTATGAACATTGAAGCAATAGCGGTTCTAacagaaattattgaagaaacaTACTGTGCATCCTTCAATAAATTTAAAAGGTTCTTATTCGAAAGCTCCACTAGAATAGCAAAAGCATCTTCTTCATCAAGATCATGGAGCTCCATCCACATGTTGATTAGCACATCCAAAGGGATCCTCTTATCTTCAGGAAAAGAACCAAGATCTAGGAAACACTCCCTCACTTTCCCTGATAGAAATTCTATGGATGATGCCATTCGTTCGAGCAATTTATTTTCATGAGATTCACATATACTTTCTCCACGAGCAAGCTTATTTTTGGCTCTTAGCCAAAGTTTTGGAGGTTGATCTCTTAAAGAAGCACCAATAACCTTTAGAGCTAAAGGAAGCCCTTTACACTCCTCAACAACCTGTATTAACAAATGAAATCTGTTCAGACAAAATTGACTCTATGTTTTAACAGTTTGAATTAAACAATTCCCATTGTCACAGTATCTATGAGAAAAGTATGATGGTgatcacacacaaaaataataatcaataatTGGTGACTATTAACTGAGACACTACCGAATTAGATACGATTGCAAATTTAGTAGAACTACAAAATATAGTAGTAACCTGAAAGAATGACATCAGAAGAATATTGAAAAATAAAACCCAACAAAGAATTTATTATTTTGACAAAAATATTTAATGAAGTCAATGTATTTTTCTTATGTTATAAACATATCATTGAAAAATTGTTGAAGCAAGTGAAACATGCATGCAACAAAAGGAGTATCGTCTAGTTGCTGAATTAAGCACACAAACAATGGTTTTTTACCTGCTTTACTAACTTTTTGTCAAAAGTAGATGGTATATATTTCTGTTCAAAAGCTGCATGACAGAAGAGGGACAAAGCATCCTCTTCTCCTAGTGATTCAATCTCATAAGTGTTTTTGACAATTGAAGGGAATTTGAACCGTGAAACAACAAGAATCTTGCATCCTGGTACTCTAAAAACCAGTTCTTCAAGCTCTGAGGCAGACCACACATCATCTAACACCAGAAGAAATGGTCCTTTATCTCTTGTCCCCAACTCCACCTGCCACTGCGGAATTTGGTTATAAGCCCCAAGAACCATATTGCCACTAATTTGTTCCCACAGTTTTAGCTTCAGACTCTCCAAATTCTGAGACTGTGAAAGCGTCTCAAAATAAATTCTATCTTTGAAGTAAcctaaagaagaacaagaagcaaaTGAGTTAGAACATAGTGCGCACTGTCagaaattcattgaaaattttaTGGTAAGTTTTATACTAATTCTATGaccaaaaattttaaagtttaattaccACAATAGACTCTTTCCAGCAGCAAAGAATCTGCCCTAATGATTTGAATTTTGCAGGATAAAATACCTTCTTGAAACCAATTATCTAGACTTATAATTGATATACAAGAATGCCAAAACTCTTCAGTCGATCTAATAAAACCACAAGAAGGAACTGCTTATATGATCTATGTTTGAGAATCTTATTCAAGAGTAGACTATAGTAAACCTCGAATTCAATCAAAGGACAATGAAAAAATCGAAACAACCAAGATTAGCAAGCGCCAATgtgtaaaaggaaaaaaaaaaaaatccaaacgtGTTCAAGAGTAAATCTCTGCACAAGGAAAAAACAAAGGGAAACGCAAAAGTAGAAGGCCCTTACTTCGAATCTCTGGATCTTTGCAAATCTCCCTGGCGAGCGTCGTCTTGCCACTTCCACCGATGCCAGAGATTCCAACGACGGTTACTCTATCAAAGCCATCCATTAACATCTCCTTTACCTTCTCCTTTCCGAACCTGATTCCGACACCCACGGGTTTCATCCCTTCTCCCGCCAGTATCAACCCCTCCATCATTTCAGCAACCGGGAACCCTGAGGACTGCGACTTCCCCATCGCCACCGGTACCTTCGCAGCTTCTTCAGAGGGCATTAACCCCTCCATCATTTCTGGCATCGGGAAGCCCGACGACGGCGGC is from Zingiber officinale cultivar Zhangliang chromosome 7B, Zo_v1.1, whole genome shotgun sequence and encodes:
- the LOC122005606 gene encoding probable disease resistance protein At4g33300 — protein: MSTSLAGEIATELIKELLNVVRMTYLCRPTAEQLKRSVDSLLPIVQETSLSGVELPQHRQNQLSELADNLRLALELARKAAASPRWNVYRSMQLARKMERIDNWITRWIERQIPAHVLADVHHIRADYAARFDRIERTLDITAASVMARGPVALGTAPFSMFPEMMKGFVPVAAPAKAPIAMGSPPPSSGFPMPEMMEGLMPSEEAAKVPVAMGKSQSSGFPVAEMMEGLILAGEGMKPVGVGIRFGKEKVKEMLMDGFDRVTVVGISGIGGSGKTTLAREICKDPEIRSYFKDRIYFETLSQSQNLESLKLKLWEQISGNMVLGAYNQIPQWQVELGTRDKGPFLLVLDDVWSASELEELVFRVPGCKILVVSRFKFPSIVKNTYEIESLGEEDALSLFCHAAFEQKYIPSTFDKKLVKQVVEECKGLPLALKVIGASLRDQPPKLWLRAKNKLARGESICESHENKLLERMASSIEFLSGKVRECFLDLGSFPEDKRIPLDVLINMWMELHDLDEEDAFAILVELSNKNLLNLLKDAQNRAGDIYSSYTELSVTQHDLLRDLALHVNSQETLTSRRRLIMPRKENELPKEWDRVKDQQLEAQIVSINTGEMKESDWFQMHFPKAEVLILNFAADAYFLPPFLSIMPNLKTLILINYGASCTTLQNLSVFTSLSNLRSLWLEKIAVPPLPKTTVPLQNLRKVSLVLCELTNSLRGSKVDLSLTLPRLSHLTIDHCIDVTKLPSAICDINSLECLSISNCHDLSELPCEFGKLNSLKILRVYACPALKRLPHSICLLKGLKYLDISQSFNLRELPEELGYMTSLEKFDMRECSQLKTLPRSSSSLKSLGHVICDEDIALLWKEAERDIPDLHIQVAEESFNLDWLVE